A genomic region of Pseudalkalibacillus berkeleyi contains the following coding sequences:
- the folB gene encoding dihydroneopterin aldolase yields the protein MDKIYIDNMKFYGYHGVYPEENKLGQRFNVNLVLECDLANAAKTDDIESTVHYGQAYEITKEIVEGEPKKLVESIAEDIAQALLGEFPIIQACTVKVIKPDPPIPGHYDAVAIEMKRSRS from the coding sequence ATGGATAAGATCTACATTGATAATATGAAATTCTATGGTTATCACGGTGTATACCCAGAGGAAAACAAATTAGGGCAACGTTTTAATGTCAATCTTGTACTTGAATGTGATTTAGCAAATGCGGCAAAAACCGATGACATTGAAAGTACAGTTCACTATGGACAAGCATATGAAATAACAAAAGAAATTGTAGAGGGAGAACCGAAGAAGCTTGTTGAATCCATTGCAGAAGATATCGCGCAAGCTTTACTTGGGGAATTTCCGATTATTCAAGCTTGTACAGTTAAGGTGATTAAGCCGGACCCACCAATTCCAGGACATTACGATGCTGTTGCAATTGAAATGAAGAGGTCTCGCTCATGA
- the pabC gene encoding aminodeoxychorismate lyase, with the protein MYIYLNGDIVDERAAKISPFDYGYLYGIGLFETFRVYNGHPFLLDDHLERINHSLQELNIKWTFQRAEVLEIVEQLLESNHWRNASIRLNISAGKGEAGLRSLSFDQPTILVYGGALPEAGETLQEKHAQILSTTRNSPEGYERWKSHHFMNNLLAKQELNDPSVEGIFLNEKGYVAEGITSNVFWVRDSVLYTPSIHTGILNGITRQYVLSLCEKIRQPVKVGEFIQEDLMEADEVFVTNSVQEIVGIKSLGDLQLPGKNGDVTNALFSEYVQGRMNTWTRRT; encoded by the coding sequence ATGTACATCTATCTAAATGGCGACATTGTAGATGAAAGAGCTGCAAAGATTTCTCCATTTGATTACGGATATCTATACGGTATAGGATTATTTGAAACGTTTCGAGTATATAATGGTCATCCATTTTTGCTTGATGATCATTTGGAGCGCATCAACCATTCGTTACAAGAGTTGAACATCAAATGGACATTTCAAAGAGCGGAAGTCTTAGAAATTGTCGAGCAACTGCTCGAAAGTAACCATTGGCGCAACGCCAGTATCCGACTCAACATATCAGCGGGTAAAGGAGAGGCGGGTCTGAGATCTTTAAGTTTCGATCAGCCTACAATTCTTGTATACGGAGGCGCTTTGCCAGAAGCTGGTGAAACACTTCAAGAAAAGCATGCGCAAATTCTCTCGACTACAAGAAATAGTCCGGAAGGTTATGAACGCTGGAAATCTCATCATTTTATGAATAATTTGTTGGCGAAACAAGAATTGAACGATCCTTCTGTCGAGGGGATTTTTCTTAACGAAAAAGGTTACGTAGCAGAAGGCATTACCTCAAATGTTTTTTGGGTGAGGGATAGTGTTTTATACACGCCTTCTATTCATACAGGAATACTGAACGGAATTACACGTCAATATGTATTGTCGCTTTGCGAGAAAATACGGCAACCGGTCAAGGTCGGGGAATTCATCCAAGAGGATTTAATGGAAGCGGACGAAGTTTTTGTTACGAATTCAGTTCAGGAAATTGTGGGGATTAAATCACTAGGTGACCTTCAACTTCCTGGGAAAAATGGCGACGTGACGAATGCGTTATTCAGTGAATATGTCCAAGGCCGGATGAATACCTGGACAAGGCGAACATAG
- the pabA gene encoding aminodeoxychorismate/anthranilate synthase component II, which translates to MIVMIDNYDSFTYNLVQYLGELGEELIVRRNDKITIEEIKDLDPSFLMISPGPCSPDEAGISLEAIRYFAGKIPIFGVCLGHQSIAQVFGGDVIRAERLMHGKTSRIQHDGKTIFSEMAPEVTATRYHSLIVDRTSLPDCFDISAETEEGEVMAIRHKTLPIEGVQFHPESIMTDNGKQLLKNFIKSYKRELVCTSI; encoded by the coding sequence ATGATTGTAATGATCGATAATTATGACTCGTTTACCTACAACCTCGTGCAATATCTAGGGGAGTTGGGGGAAGAGCTGATCGTAAGACGGAACGATAAAATAACAATTGAAGAGATTAAAGACCTGGACCCTAGCTTTCTAATGATTTCACCTGGACCATGTAGTCCTGATGAAGCTGGAATTAGCTTAGAGGCGATCCGTTATTTTGCAGGAAAAATACCGATTTTCGGTGTTTGTTTAGGCCATCAATCTATTGCGCAAGTATTCGGTGGAGACGTTATTCGGGCTGAGCGTCTAATGCACGGGAAAACGTCAAGAATTCAACATGATGGAAAGACCATTTTCTCTGAGATGGCACCTGAAGTGACTGCAACCAGATATCATTCTTTAATCGTCGATCGCACTAGCTTACCAGACTGTTTTGACATATCAGCTGAAACGGAAGAAGGCGAAGTTATGGCGATTCGGCATAAGACGTTGCCCATCGAAGGCGTACAATTCCACCCAGAATCCATCATGACCGATAACGGGAAACAACTACTAAAGAACTTTATTAAATCTTATAAACGGGAGTTAGTATGTACATCTATCTAA
- the folP gene encoding dihydropteroate synthase, whose protein sequence is MDLNERTWIMGILNVTPDSFSDGGNYTSVDLAVRHAQEMVEAGADIIDIGGESTRPGAEKVTLEEEIERVVPIIKAVREAVDVPISIDTYKAEVAKQSIEAGADIINDVWGAKADPMMAEVAATYQVPIILMHNQGDGNYNHLMSDIAKGLRESIDLVRDAGVKDENIILDPGIGFAKTYEDNLEVMFNLEVLTKLGYPVVLGTSRKSFIGKVLQTEANERMEGTGATTCLGIQKGCQIVRVHDVLENKRMAMMMDAMLMKKGAVQYG, encoded by the coding sequence ATGGATCTTAATGAACGGACTTGGATCATGGGGATATTAAATGTAACACCGGATTCCTTTTCAGATGGAGGTAACTACACTTCAGTTGACTTAGCGGTGAGACACGCGCAGGAAATGGTTGAAGCAGGTGCTGATATCATTGACATTGGCGGGGAGTCAACTAGACCAGGTGCTGAAAAAGTAACATTAGAAGAAGAGATTGAAAGAGTTGTTCCGATTATTAAGGCAGTTAGAGAAGCGGTTGATGTACCGATTTCTATTGATACGTATAAAGCAGAGGTTGCTAAACAATCCATTGAAGCGGGTGCGGACATTATTAATGATGTTTGGGGCGCAAAAGCGGATCCGATGATGGCAGAAGTTGCAGCAACCTACCAGGTTCCGATTATCCTTATGCACAATCAGGGAGATGGAAACTACAACCATCTCATGTCAGACATTGCAAAAGGATTAAGGGAGAGTATTGACCTTGTAAGAGATGCAGGTGTAAAAGATGAAAATATCATTCTCGACCCGGGAATTGGATTTGCGAAAACATATGAAGATAATTTAGAGGTTATGTTCAACCTAGAGGTTTTGACTAAGCTAGGTTACCCGGTGGTTCTTGGTACATCTAGAAAGTCGTTTATCGGTAAAGTATTACAAACCGAAGCAAACGAGCGAATGGAAGGTACGGGTGCGACGACATGCCTTGGAATTCAAAAGGGATGCCAGATTGTTCGTGTTCATGATGTTCTGGAGAATAAGCGGATGGCAATGATGATGGATGCCATGTTAATGAAAAAGGGGGCTGTCCAGTATGGATAA
- the lysS gene encoding lysine--tRNA ligase encodes MSQDVELNDQLLVRREKLNTLKDLGVDPFGHRFDRTHTADSMVKNYGDISKEDLSDQENVVSLAGRIMTKRGKGKAGFAHMQDLTGQIQLYVRKDSVGEEQYELFNTIDIGDIVGVQGVAFKTKVGELSVKVTDFSLLSKALRPLPDKFHGLKDIEQRYRQRYVDLIMNPEVKDTFVTRSRILQSMRRYLDNNGYLEVETPTMHSIPGGASARPFITHHNSLDMELYMRIAIELHLKRLIVGGMEKVYEIGRVFRNEGVSTRHNPEFTMMELYEAYADYKDVMALTENLIAHVAEEVLGTTTVKYGDYEVDLKPQWTRLHMVDAVKEHTGVDFWKEMSDEEARALAKEHNVPVKETMTFGHVLNEFFEHFVEEKLIQPTFVYGHPVAISPLAKKNAEDPRFTDRFELFIVGREHANAFTELNDPIDQRERFEGQLKEREEGNDEAHMMDNDFIEALEYGLPPTGGLGIGIDRVVMLLTNSASIRDVLLFPQMRNRSE; translated from the coding sequence ATGAGTCAAGATGTCGAATTAAATGACCAATTACTCGTTCGACGAGAGAAGTTGAATACGTTAAAAGATTTAGGCGTCGATCCTTTCGGACACCGATTCGATCGAACACACACTGCTGATTCTATGGTGAAGAACTACGGTGATATTTCTAAAGAGGATTTATCTGACCAAGAAAACGTCGTGTCCCTTGCAGGCCGCATTATGACTAAACGCGGAAAAGGGAAAGCTGGATTTGCGCACATGCAAGACCTGACGGGGCAAATACAACTATATGTTCGTAAAGACTCTGTTGGAGAAGAGCAATACGAATTATTTAACACGATAGACATTGGCGATATTGTAGGCGTTCAGGGTGTAGCCTTTAAAACAAAAGTTGGAGAGTTATCTGTAAAAGTGACGGACTTTTCCTTGCTCTCTAAAGCATTACGCCCACTACCAGACAAATTCCACGGGCTTAAAGATATTGAACAAAGATACCGTCAACGTTATGTTGACTTAATTATGAATCCTGAAGTAAAGGATACATTTGTTACGCGTAGCCGAATATTGCAATCCATGCGTCGCTACTTAGATAACAACGGGTACCTTGAAGTTGAAACACCGACAATGCACTCGATTCCTGGTGGAGCTTCTGCACGTCCATTTATTACGCACCATAACTCTCTTGATATGGAGTTATACATGCGAATCGCGATCGAGCTTCACTTAAAGCGTCTAATTGTCGGAGGTATGGAAAAAGTGTATGAGATTGGGCGCGTCTTCCGTAATGAAGGTGTATCCACTCGCCACAATCCTGAGTTTACAATGATGGAACTATATGAAGCGTACGCCGATTATAAAGATGTCATGGCGCTTACAGAAAACTTAATTGCACACGTAGCGGAAGAAGTTCTTGGAACCACAACCGTGAAATATGGAGACTATGAAGTAGACTTAAAGCCACAATGGACACGACTACACATGGTTGATGCAGTTAAAGAGCATACTGGAGTCGACTTCTGGAAAGAAATGAGCGACGAGGAAGCACGCGCACTTGCGAAAGAACATAATGTTCCAGTAAAAGAAACGATGACTTTCGGACATGTGTTGAACGAATTCTTTGAACACTTCGTTGAAGAAAAGCTCATACAACCCACATTTGTATATGGACATCCAGTGGCTATTTCTCCTCTTGCTAAAAAGAATGCAGAGGATCCGAGGTTTACAGATCGTTTTGAACTATTCATTGTCGGTCGCGAACATGCGAATGCCTTTACCGAGCTCAACGATCCAATTGATCAACGCGAAAGATTTGAAGGTCAGTTAAAGGAACGTGAAGAAGGGAATGACGAAGCGCATATGATGGACAATGATTTCATCGAAGCGCTCGAATATGGACTTCCTCCTACAGGTGGGCTTGGAATTGGAATTGATCGTGTTGTCATGTTGTTAACGAATTCAGCTTCGATTCGAGACGTATTACTCTTCCCTCAAATGAGAAATCGCAGCGAGTAA
- a CDS encoding helix-turn-helix domain-containing protein — protein sequence MEAEQWGRRIRAFRKLKGFTQEGLAGEMNISVSILGEIERGNRMPDQDFIIKVTKALHITQEELSPKKVQQL from the coding sequence ATGGAAGCGGAACAATGGGGAAGGCGAATACGGGCTTTTCGGAAACTAAAGGGTTTCACGCAAGAAGGGCTTGCAGGGGAAATGAACATTTCTGTCTCGATCCTTGGAGAGATTGAACGAGGGAATCGAATGCCAGATCAAGATTTTATCATTAAAGTCACTAAAGCTCTTCATATAACTCAAGAAGAACTTTCTCCAAAGAAAGTACAGCAGTTGTAA
- the folK gene encoding 2-amino-4-hydroxy-6-hydroxymethyldihydropteridine diphosphokinase, producing MNEVYIALGSNIGDRSHYMKSAIKEIEQLNDTQFVKASSIYETDPVGYTDQDAFLNMVIRVQTQLTPQNLLSALLDIEKKLNRTREVHWGPRTIDLDILLYNQENIQSEDLKIPHPRMLERGFVMIPLYELQPNLKFPHTDENFAQVIEERIDKKGVNVWKRNNGEGEYGLFGN from the coding sequence ATGAATGAAGTGTATATCGCACTTGGATCCAATATCGGCGATCGCAGTCATTATATGAAAAGCGCAATTAAGGAAATAGAACAATTAAACGATACACAGTTCGTTAAAGCGTCGTCCATTTATGAAACAGACCCAGTGGGCTATACGGATCAAGATGCTTTTTTGAACATGGTGATTCGTGTACAAACCCAATTAACCCCTCAAAATCTACTGAGCGCTTTATTGGATATCGAAAAGAAACTCAATCGTACACGTGAGGTACACTGGGGTCCACGTACGATAGACCTTGACATTTTGTTGTATAATCAAGAGAATATACAATCAGAAGACCTAAAAATTCCACATCCTAGAATGCTCGAAAGAGGATTTGTCATGATTCCCCTTTATGAGCTACAACCTAATTTGAAATTTCCACATACGGATGAAAACTTTGCACAGGTCATCGAAGAAAGAATTGACAAAAAAGGAGTAAACGTATGGAAGCGGAACAATGGGGAAGGCGAATACGGGCTTTTCGGAAACTAA
- the pabB gene encoding aminodeoxychorismate synthase, component I codes for MQKFTRFRFSKTIENIQNDWFEGYQSYRKGHKHHVLLESGRGGRFHIIGACPSALLKGKGDTLEIHSSSGVRFEQGDLLALAEAYLNAYEINEGETRAANLPDFKGGAIGYISYDIARQIETLPVQTIDDMDMPDLYFMIFEEFVVYDKTTNALTLVTHLNINDPDIGMEKLNAMEAQWFQTKETNVTSNDTEKSLVDSPEYSMDEEAFTSAVKQVQEYIRSGDVFQVNLSVRQSQPLHSEPHKIYEHLRNFNPSPYMGYMETPDFQLVNGSPELLVKKQGDHVSTRPIAGTRSRGKTPEEDEALAKTLIENEKERAEHVMLVDLERNDLGRVCQYGTVEVNEFMVIEKYSHVMHIVSNVQGMLHADESTMNLVRATFPGGTITGAPKVRTMEIIEELEPVRRGVYTGSIGWIGFDGDTELNIAIRTMICKGGKAFVQAGAGIVIDSDPQAEFKESLKKAKALWHAKELSEKRP; via the coding sequence ATGCAAAAGTTTACAAGATTTCGGTTTTCAAAAACCATTGAAAATATACAAAATGATTGGTTCGAAGGATATCAATCGTATCGTAAAGGGCATAAGCACCATGTTTTGCTTGAAAGTGGAAGAGGTGGGCGATTCCATATTATTGGAGCTTGTCCGAGTGCATTGTTGAAAGGGAAAGGTGACACGCTAGAAATTCATTCTAGTTCTGGCGTTAGATTCGAACAAGGTGATTTACTTGCATTAGCAGAAGCCTATTTGAATGCTTACGAGATTAACGAAGGTGAAACACGAGCAGCTAACCTACCGGATTTTAAAGGTGGCGCAATTGGTTACATCAGCTATGATATTGCCCGTCAAATTGAGACACTACCCGTACAAACGATCGATGATATGGACATGCCTGATCTCTACTTTATGATCTTCGAAGAGTTTGTGGTTTATGATAAAACGACGAACGCATTAACGCTCGTTACACATTTGAATATAAACGACCCAGATATTGGTATGGAGAAATTAAATGCCATGGAAGCACAATGGTTTCAAACAAAGGAGACGAATGTTACTTCAAATGATACGGAGAAAAGTTTAGTGGATTCACCAGAATACTCAATGGATGAAGAAGCGTTCACATCAGCAGTCAAGCAAGTGCAAGAATACATTCGGAGCGGTGATGTGTTTCAAGTGAATCTATCTGTGCGACAATCTCAGCCATTACATTCTGAACCGCACAAAATATATGAGCATTTAAGAAATTTCAATCCATCTCCGTATATGGGGTATATGGAAACACCAGACTTCCAACTCGTGAATGGTTCACCAGAATTACTTGTGAAAAAGCAAGGGGACCATGTAAGCACAAGACCGATTGCGGGTACCCGCTCTCGCGGAAAAACGCCTGAGGAAGATGAAGCACTAGCCAAAACTTTAATTGAAAATGAAAAAGAACGCGCAGAACATGTCATGCTCGTTGACTTAGAGCGAAATGATCTAGGCCGTGTTTGCCAGTATGGAACAGTAGAAGTCAATGAGTTTATGGTTATTGAAAAATACTCACACGTTATGCACATCGTTTCAAATGTTCAAGGGATGCTTCATGCGGACGAGTCGACGATGAATTTAGTAAGAGCGACATTCCCAGGTGGTACGATAACAGGAGCACCAAAAGTACGCACAATGGAAATTATAGAAGAGCTTGAGCCTGTAAGAAGAGGTGTTTATACAGGGTCCATAGGTTGGATTGGGTTTGACGGAGATACTGAGTTGAATATTGCAATTAGGACGATGATTTGTAAGGGTGGAAAAGCATTTGTACAAGCAGGCGCTGGTATTGTTATTGACTCGGACCCTCAAGCGGAATTCAAGGAAAGCCTTAAAAAAGCGAAAGCGCTATGGCACGCTAAAGAATTAAGTGAAAAACGACCATAA
- a CDS encoding GreA/GreB family elongation factor, with translation MSEQITQLTSEGIKKLATDLIEMYESKKETFEQASEKMGEEAQFIKQRIVDLERIVYSAEPLKEGSRNGVVSLGSTVSLLDPFLDVVESYKLVHPIEASPMLNYLSVDSLLGRELLLRTKGEKVSVTVNNEIITYTILNVN, from the coding sequence ATGAGTGAACAAATAACCCAACTCACTAGTGAAGGCATCAAGAAGTTAGCTACGGATTTAATTGAAATGTACGAAAGCAAGAAAGAAACCTTTGAACAGGCATCTGAAAAGATGGGGGAAGAGGCGCAATTCATTAAGCAAAGGATTGTGGACCTTGAACGGATCGTGTACTCCGCTGAACCTTTAAAGGAAGGTAGTCGAAACGGAGTTGTTTCCCTTGGGTCTACCGTTTCCTTATTGGATCCCTTTTTGGATGTAGTAGAATCTTATAAGCTTGTCCACCCGATTGAAGCTTCTCCAATGCTCAATTATCTATCAGTAGATTCGCTCTTAGGAAGAGAGCTTTTACTAAGGACTAAGGGTGAGAAAGTTAGTGTTACAGTTAATAATGAAATAATCACATATACAATATTGAACGTGAATTGA